The Waddliaceae bacterium genome includes a region encoding these proteins:
- a CDS encoding valine--tRNA ligase, whose product MAHESLPKAYDPHKTEDKWSRFWEEGDFFAVDPSSEKEPYCIVIPPPNVTGTLHMGHALTNTLQDVLIRWKRMSGFEALWVPGTDHAGIATQTVVERHLMNTEGRRRKEYPREEFLNHIWEWKDSNENRIINQLKRLGCSCDWSRQRFTMDDGCNASVRAVFKRLYDEGLIYRGDYLVNWDPVTQTALADDEVEDEEKASSLWYFKYPFADGSGHAVVATTRPETMLGDTAVAVSPSDERYAHLIGENVILPLVDRPIPIIGDHRVDPEFGTGMVKTTPSHDPNDYLMGLEHDLEFINIMTPDGHINKNGGKFKGMSMEEARGAVVAAMKDLGLLEKIEPHTHRVGISYRSKAVIEPYMSKQWFIKMEGFAKTLKTAVEEDHVSLIPETWKNTYFHWVDNLRDWCISRQLWWGHRIPIWYHVDDPETIICYDGEGLPPEVEESPDEWRQDEDVLDTWFSSAFWPFSALGWPEKTPEVEKFYPNDILITGHDILFFWVARMIAMGKYALGEFPFGKVFLHGLIYGKSYWRKGDKGAIQYVSNEERIAYDSGESPIPADVEHKWEKMSKSKGNIIDPLELIELYGTDAIRMTLCATPSQLREIDLDIRKFEEYKNFANKVWNGARFIFMHLDGNADEGLSPLSSEAFASGLDMEILSLEDRWMLSTLNRVVGAVNGHLDNLAFDHAAIAAYDFFWKEFCAYYLEIVKPVLYGKEGSSSDRENKQKILAIVLCTAIRLLHPITPFITEELFMLMKKRLGVNIGDAAIDVYTKEALEALYAKACVVAPYPSIIDEKAIDATVDEAFAAIKKVVYTIRNIRGEMKLPPGTKTDVFIVGADGDPLFSIIRDHKSLVTALVPVKTLEICSETPEIPFTSTGIVDTMTVVIPMPEELRDAEKKRLEKEKIRVEKSLERTRQQLANTSFIERAPKELVEKQRDNAKALEAEYSEITEKLKSL is encoded by the coding sequence ATGGCACACGAATCTTTACCTAAAGCTTACGACCCTCATAAAACCGAAGATAAATGGTCACGTTTCTGGGAAGAGGGCGATTTCTTCGCTGTCGACCCATCTTCTGAAAAGGAGCCGTATTGTATCGTCATTCCACCGCCTAATGTCACGGGAACGTTGCATATGGGGCATGCATTGACGAACACCTTGCAGGACGTCCTTATCAGGTGGAAGCGTATGAGTGGTTTCGAGGCATTATGGGTCCCTGGCACCGACCATGCAGGCATTGCCACGCAGACGGTCGTAGAGCGTCATCTTATGAACACCGAGGGTCGTCGTCGCAAGGAATATCCTCGCGAGGAGTTTCTTAATCACATCTGGGAGTGGAAGGACAGCAATGAGAACAGGATCATCAACCAGCTTAAACGTCTGGGGTGTTCGTGCGACTGGTCACGTCAGCGTTTTACTATGGACGATGGCTGCAATGCTTCTGTCCGTGCTGTCTTCAAGAGGCTTTACGACGAAGGTCTTATTTATCGTGGCGACTATCTTGTCAACTGGGACCCTGTAACACAGACTGCTCTTGCTGACGACGAGGTCGAAGATGAAGAGAAGGCGTCGTCTTTATGGTATTTCAAGTATCCTTTTGCCGACGGTTCTGGCCATGCTGTCGTCGCTACTACGCGTCCTGAGACGATGCTCGGCGACACTGCTGTTGCGGTATCGCCTAGTGACGAGCGTTATGCTCATCTTATCGGCGAGAACGTCATATTACCTCTTGTTGACAGGCCCATACCTATCATTGGCGACCATCGTGTCGACCCCGAGTTCGGCACTGGCATGGTTAAGACGACGCCTTCTCACGACCCTAACGACTACCTTATGGGTCTTGAGCACGACCTTGAGTTCATCAACATCATGACCCCTGACGGCCATATCAACAAGAATGGCGGGAAGTTCAAGGGCATGTCTATGGAAGAAGCTCGCGGTGCTGTCGTCGCGGCGATGAAAGACCTTGGCCTTCTAGAGAAGATCGAGCCTCACACCCATAGGGTGGGGATATCGTATAGGTCTAAGGCTGTCATCGAGCCGTATATGTCTAAGCAGTGGTTTATCAAGATGGAAGGCTTCGCAAAAACCCTGAAAACCGCCGTCGAAGAGGATCATGTATCGCTGATCCCCGAGACGTGGAAGAACACATATTTCCATTGGGTCGACAACCTCAGGGACTGGTGCATCAGCCGGCAGCTGTGGTGGGGACATAGGATACCGATATGGTATCATGTCGACGACCCCGAGACGATAATATGCTACGACGGCGAAGGTTTACCTCCTGAAGTCGAAGAATCTCCTGACGAGTGGCGACAAGATGAAGACGTCCTTGACACCTGGTTTTCTTCGGCATTCTGGCCTTTCAGCGCTCTCGGCTGGCCTGAAAAGACCCCTGAAGTCGAGAAATTCTATCCCAACGACATCCTTATCACTGGTCACGACATCTTATTCTTCTGGGTGGCGCGCATGATAGCTATGGGGAAATATGCTCTTGGAGAGTTCCCCTTCGGCAAGGTATTCCTCCATGGGCTTATCTATGGAAAGTCGTATTGGCGTAAGGGCGACAAAGGTGCGATACAGTACGTCTCTAATGAAGAACGTATAGCTTACGACTCCGGAGAGTCCCCTATCCCTGCTGATGTAGAGCACAAATGGGAGAAGATGTCGAAGTCCAAAGGCAACATCATCGATCCTTTAGAGCTTATAGAGCTATATGGCACCGACGCGATACGTATGACGTTGTGTGCTACGCCGTCACAGCTCCGCGAGATAGACCTCGACATCAGGAAGTTCGAGGAATACAAGAACTTCGCCAACAAGGTATGGAACGGCGCACGTTTTATCTTTATGCACCTCGACGGAAACGCCGACGAAGGACTTTCTCCCCTGTCTTCTGAAGCTTTCGCTTCGGGTCTCGACATGGAGATCCTTTCTCTCGAAGACAGATGGATGCTTTCGACGCTGAACCGTGTCGTCGGAGCTGTCAATGGACACCTAGACAACCTCGCCTTCGACCATGCTGCCATAGCGGCATACGATTTCTTCTGGAAGGAGTTCTGCGCATACTACCTCGAGATCGTGAAGCCTGTGCTATACGGCAAAGAAGGGTCTTCTTCCGACCGTGAAAACAAGCAAAAAATCCTGGCAATAGTGCTGTGTACGGCGATACGGCTGTTGCATCCTATCACGCCTTTCATCACCGAAGAGCTGTTTATGCTTATGAAAAAGCGTCTGGGCGTTAATATTGGCGACGCTGCTATCGACGTCTACACAAAAGAGGCTTTGGAAGCCCTCTACGCCAAAGCATGCGTCGTGGCGCCATATCCCTCCATCATCGACGAAAAAGCTATAGACGCCACCGTCGACGAAGCCTTCGCGGCGATAAAAAAGGTGGTATATACCATAAGAAATATCCGTGGCGAGATGAAGTTGCCGCCTGGGACAAAAACCGACGTCTTCATCGTCGGCGCCGACGGTGATCCTTTGTTCTCGATAATCCGCGACCATAAGAGCCTCGTCACCGCTCTAGTGCCAGTAAAGACGCTAGAGATATGCTCAGAAACCCCAGAGATCCCCTTCACA